TCAAGACCTGTACTTTCCGGATAAAAAAGAATACGTGAAGTCACATATTTATTATCCCCAAGTCCCCATAATTCTTTATCAAAATCTGAAAAATCGTTGTCCGACAGAAAGCCATTAACAATCTGCCTTGGAATAGTCGAGTCTAAAACCGCGTTCTGGATCCGGTCATATAGGATTAAATGCAGATTTTGATCTTGTAAAAATCCGCTGAATTGATCTACACTCGGCTGTCTGCTTTCCTGATTAAGGATTTGGACAAGTATCTCCCCTTTTTGTTCCAATTCCGCCTTCTCATCCTGAATAAGCAAATCAAGAATGAGTGAATAAATAACGAACCCTGTTACGGCCATAATTACGAGGAGTAAAGTTGTGAAAGCAATATTTAACTGATATTGGAGTTTCATGCTTATTCCTCTTCGCTTCTGAGACGATATCCATATCCCCAAACAGTTTCCAGCTGAATATCACCTAGTTTTTTGCGGATTCGCTTTACTAAATCGTCTACAGCTCGATCACTTCCAAAGTAATCTTCTCCCCATATCTTCACTAATAATTCTTCTCTCGAAAAAGCACGATTTACATTTTCGGCAAACAACAGTAACATATCATACTCTTTCGTTGTGACCTCAACCTCCTGCCCCATCCAAAACAAACGACGGTCATTTTTACGAACCAGAAGATTATCTATTTTAATTTTGTCCTTTTCTTCATCAGCTTCCTGCTTGGCAGGTTTTGTTCGTTTAAATAGCCGTTTGACACGTGCTACGAGTTCCCGTGGACTAAATGGTTTTGTTAAATAGTCGTCTCCGCCAAGTTCAATACCGAGGATTTTGTCAATCTCTTCATCCTTCGCAGAAATGATTATGATTGGAACATCGCTTTCCTCACGTATCCTTTTACAAAAATCATATCCATCCATTCCAGGAAGCATTATATCTAAAATCCACATATCCGGTGGCTGTGTTTCCCATAAATCAAAAGCCTCTTCAGCAGACTCTAGTGCTGTAGCAGTGAACCCCTCTTTTTTTAAATAGGCCGTGACGATGTTCTGAATATTCATATCGTCTTCTACAACCCCTATATGATAATTCATGCATAACCCTCCTTCTCACTGTCTTTTCCTATCTATATTTTTACATAAGACGATGCTTGTGCATAATGATATGAAAGTAAAAGATTAACTTAGGTTCATTTTGGGAAAGGAATAATAACTGCCGTGATAAATTCGTTACATATTACACAGTTTTTCCACATTATTACCAAAGTCATGCCAAAATAGATGCGTAGAATGTGAAGTATAGAAAAAATTGCTAGGCAAGGAACTGGGCACAATATAAAATGAAAAGGGTGATGTATGAATGGAACGAAACGACCGATATAATGACAATCATGATGAAAATAAGATAGATGAGGTTAATTTAAACGATAACGAACAAATGTCTAGGTATGAACACACCAGCGAAGAAGATCCCGGATTGACTAAACCGGTAAAAAACAGGACTCAGCCAGTTAAAAAAGAATCTAAGCCGAAAAGATCTGGTGCTGGGATGTTATTCAGTGGCTTAATCGGCGGAATCATTGCCGCTGTTGTTGTCGTCTTATTATTTACGAACAATATTATTCCATTAAATAATAATACAACTAGTGATAGTTCAGCTGCACAGGACAATAGTACACCTGAAATTGCACAGACAATTGCAACTGGTAATACTGATGTGGCGTCCAATATCGAAGAAGTATCCGAAGCAGTTGTCGGTATTATTAATCGTCAGCAGCAAAACGTATGGGCACCAAGTCAGAAAGTTGGTTCTGGTTCAGGAATTATTTATAAAAAGGAAGACGGTAAAGCATATGTTGTGACAAATCATCATGTGGTAGAAGGTGCATCAGAAGTAGACGTTGTCTTAAATAATGGCGATCAAATCAAAGCAAAGGTACTTGGATCAGACCCGTTGACGGATCTTGCCGTTCTGCAAATAGATGGTAAAAAAATTAAAACCGTTGCAAAATTAGGATCATCAGAAGATGCTAAAGTCGGTGAAACAGTAATTGCAATTGGTAATCCACTTGGTATGAATTTTGCAAACTCCGTAACAAAAGGGATTATCAGCGGGAAAAATCGTTCTGTCAGTATTGATACCAATAAGGATAAGCAAGCTGACTGGGTAACGGAAGTAATACAAACGGATGCAGCAATTAATCCAGGTAATAGCGGCGGCGCGTTAGTTAATTCTAAAGGCGAGGTTATTGGAATCAATTCCATGAAAATTGCTAAGGAAGAAGTAGAAGGAATTGGTTTTGCTATTCCAATTGATACAGCAATTCCTATCATGAAGCAACTAGAAAATGAAGGTGATGTTGCCCGTCCATTTATCGGAGTTAGCACAGCATCCCTTCAACAGGTTCCAGCTCAATACCGCCAACAAATCAAATTACCTAAAGACGTTAAAGGCGGTATGGTCGTAGCACAGGTCCAGCCAGGTTCACCTGCTGACAAGGCCGGGCTTCAACAATTTGATATCATTACAAAAATAAACGGTGAACAAATTAAATCTATCCTGGATTTACGTAAATACTTGTACACTGAAACCAAGATAGGTGACACTGTTGAAATGGAAGTTTACCGCGAGGGCGAAGCGCAAACGGTTAAACTGACCCTGGTAGAACGTGCAGAACAACAACAATAATAAAGTGATTGGTTAAGAGGATGCTCCAATATGGATCATCCTCTTTTTTGCTCCATAACAAGGATTTTTTGCAAACAATGTCGAACATATATATAGTTATACAAGCATATACCTAACAGTCATGACATGTAAAAAGGAAGTGAGTTTATGCAATGTCCAAACTGCTACCAGCAAACGGAGCAGGGAAAGTTCTGTACAAACTGCGGTGCTTTAATTTCGCATAATGAATCAGCAGTTACAGAAGAGTCAAATGAACTGCCAGCTGTCGTGGAACAGCCGAATATTGATCATTCAACCAGCGATGAACCTAATCAATCCAACGATGCAATGGAAAAGATAAAACAATCATCCGTCAACTTTGGTCATTTCTTTCTGACGCTTGTAAAAAAACCAAATGATGCGAAAAAGGCAAACGGCAATGATCTGGTTTCGGGGATAATTTCCATCGTCCTTTATTCTTTATTATTTGCGTTAGGGTATTATTTGATTGCTGACAGTTTTCTTACTATGTTTATGGGGAATATTGGAAGTCCCTTTGGTGGCCCAGCACTTCAATCGTTACCATTTACAAATGGTTTTCTATGGCCATTCCTTAAATTCATTGTTTTATTTGCGGTTATAATTGCCTTGACCTTTATTGGTCTGAAACTGACGGCAATTAACTATTCATTCTATGCAACATGTGCGAAGTACGGCGCTTACTTAATACCGTTTTTATTATTATTGGCAGTGGGCTATATTTTAACGACCATCAGTCTATATTCCATTGGTATAATAGCTATCATGGTTAGTGTTCTGGGTGCAATTATCATCATACCGACGCTTATTCTGCTCGAAAAACCTGCAACAGGTGCCGATCGTATTTATTTACTTTTGCTTATCTACATTCTAAATATTTTAGCGTGTGCCATTATTATGCAGTCGATTTTAACCTCTATTATTCCATTGATGAACCCAATGGGCGGGATGCTGGACTAGGATAAGAAACGATAGTTATGCATAAAGAACGGAATATGACGTAGAAAAGCTCTTGTCAGCCGACAAGAGCTTTTCGTTTATGCCTATCCAAAAAATAAATCTAAAATATTGCTTCCGGTAGAACTTCTTTTGTTATAGAACTCCGAGTATCCACAGTTTTTGCAAAAAACAACAATAAATTGATTATGCTGAACGTCAAACATTTTTGACAATCCTGTACCAGACATTGCCACCTCTTTTTGATCAGCATCTTTACTTCCACATTTTAAACAACCGTTTTGATTTGTCATCCTCCATCACTCCTTATACTACATACGGAAGCAGCAAATCATTGGTTTCACTTTATAACAAATTATTCATCTCGATGTCCATCAAACGTCGCTCTTGCAATGCCCTCTGCATCGTCCACAATTCCGATATTTTCATCACTGTTAACGAACATATCATCATAATTATCGTGATCTCCGTATAAATCAGACGGTGAATCAGATGATCCATATTTACCAACATCCTGCCAGGCATCCTCTTTATCATAGCCAGTTTGGGTAAAGTTGGTATGCTGGTGCAAATTAGTTGATAAAATATCTTCTTCAACGGGGCGATATGCTACGAACCCCTTATTATTTGCATGTTCGAAACAGAGATCCGCTGTTGGAATTGCTTCTAGTCGCTCGAGCGGGATATCTCCGCCACACTTTCTGCAAATACCATACGTACCCTCTGCAATTGAAGATAATGCCTCATTTATTTCCTTAAGTTCAACTTCAGAGTGCTGGGACAGCGCCATGTCCCTTTCCCGGTCAAACAAAATTGTTCCGGCATCGCCAGGATGGTTATCATAATTAGATAACTCCTGATCAACCCTTGAATATTCCCCATTCGATTCAACTAACTGGAATAATTCCGCTTGCCTTTGTTCTAGGTGTTCCTTAAAAACCGCCATTTGCTCAGTTGTTAGCATGGTCTCTCGCCTCCAATGGATAAATAAATAGTGCTATTTATACTTTGTGCAAAAGACCCCTAAAAATACCGATTATAGTTACTGGTTATTCCGCCAAAACATGTCAATATGCGGAATATCATCATCTAAATAAACATCGGAATGCTGAAGAAAGCCAAGCTCCGAATAAAACCTGTGCAGATACTGCTGTGCCTGCAATTTGATGGTATGTACTTTCCAGACATCTGTTACATACTGGATTGCCTTTTTCATAATCATTTTTGCATAGCCATTTCCTCGAAAGTTTTTCGTCACTAACACGCGACCAATTGAAACTTCTTCATATTTAGTGTGGCTTGGAAGGATTCGCACATACGCAGCAATTTCATTCTCAACGGTTAGAAAATAATGAATAGCTGTTTGATCATAGTTGTCAATCTCTTCGTATGCGCATTCCTGTTCCACAACAAATACGTCCACTCGAGCCTTCATAATGCCATATAACTCATTATTTGATAAATCCTTAAATTCCTTTAGATGCCATTCCACACCTGATCATTCCTTTTTTTCTTTTCATAGTAGCAGAAAAGCAGCTTCCCTGCCCAAGAAGCTGCTTTCCTGTTTTTATAGATCGTCAAATCCATTGTCTTCATAATTAACTTTTGTATATTGTCTAGGCTTTTGTTCAAAGAAATCGGATTTACCAAGATCCACTTCCTCATATGCCTTAATCCAGCGCAACGGATTCTTCCGGTATTCGGGATATGGCCTGTCGTATCCGAGCTGCTTACATCGTACATTTGCGTAAAATTTAATGTATGCTTCGACGTCTTCAATATTAATACCGGTTATTTTGTTTCCAATGATGTAATTCGCCCATTCAATTTCCAGTTCAGTGGCTGTCATAAATGTTTGCCTGACAAAATTATTCATTTCAGCTGAATCGTATTCTGGATATTCGATAAGTACCTCTTTAAAAATTCTTACAAACAAATCTACATGTATTTGTTCATCACGGTTAATATAATTAATCATGGTGGATGTTGAAACCATCTTCTGATTCCGTGCTAAATGATAGAAGAAGGCAAATCCCGAATAGAAAAATAATCCTTCTAGGATAACATCATACACAATTGATTTTAACAGGTTTTCTACGTTCGGATTTTCAACAAACTCTTTATAGCCATTTGTAATAAAATCATTTCGTTTTTCTAAAACAGGTTCACTCCGCCAAAAGTCGAACACTTCGTCCTGTTTAGTCTTGGAAACCAGGCTCGATAGCACATAAGAATACGAATGATTGTGAATGACTTCCTGCTGGGCCAGAATGATCATCAAAGCATTCAGGCTTGAATCCGTCAGGTAATCAGCCACTTTACCCGCGTAGTCCGTTTGAATACTATCAAGCAAGGCAAGTAACCCAATAATCTTTAGAAATGCTTCCTGTTCATCATCCGTAAGTGTTTGGATCTGTTTTCGATCTTGCGCCATGTTTATTTCAAATGGTGTCCAAAAGTTCCCAAGCATTTTCTTATATTTCGGATATGCCCAGGCAAACCTGACATCATCCCAATTCAAAATATTTGAGCTTGTACCATTAATAATTTTCGTTGAACGATTTGGCGCCTGCTTATCCATAATAGCGCGCATTTGAATCGATGACATCGATATTCCCCCTTTTTTTTGGGGGACAGTCCCCCGCTACACTAAAGTGATAAAGCGGTGGGGGACTGTCCCCATTTAGCTTGAACATGATTCGCATTCTTCTATTTCTGAGGATGTTGATCGTAAATAGTATGTTGTTTTAAAGCCTGACTGCCATGCTAGAAGGTGGATTTCTAATAATTCTCGTGCTTGTACGTCGTTTGGTACATAAATATTAAACGATATACCCTGGTCGATATGTTTTTGACGGGCTGCATTTTGCGCAACACTCCATTTTTGATCGATGAAGTATGCTGATTTATAATACCAAGTGGTTTCAGCACTTAAGTCTGGTGCAGTAACTGGTATTTTAAAGTCTTTCTTTTCCTCAGAATAAAATTTCCTGAAAATAGGATCAATACTTGCTGAACTCCCAGCAATTAATGAGGTTGAGGAGTTTGGTGCAACAGCCATCAAATAACTATTACGAATTCCATGTTTTTGCACATTTTCCTGTAATTCATCCCACGCAAAAGCTGAACTTGCCTGTTTGACATATCCTTTTCGCTCAAAATATTTTCCCGTATCCCATTCTGAACCATTAAACAGTGAGTATGCCTGTTTTTCTTTAGCCAGATTCATGCTTGCTTCAATTGTTAAAAAGGCAATCTTCTCATACAAATGATCTGCGTAATTGATGGACTCCTCACTTTCCCACTTCATGCGTTTTAGTGCCAGTAAGTGATGCCAGCCAAACGTTCCAAGCCCAATTGCCCGGTAACGTTGATTCGTATAAGTCGCTTGTGTAACAGGAATATGATTTAGGTCAATTACATTATCCAGCATACGAACCTGAATCGGTATAAGGCTTTCCAACACGTCGTCAACCACTGCCCGTCCCAGATTAATGGACGATAAATTACAAACAACAAAATCACCTGGCTCTTTTGTAATGACTATCTTTCCGTCCTTTGTCTGCTGGTCGATGAACATAGTCGGACTTTGATTTTGCATAATTTCCGTACATAAGTTACTGCAATAAATCATGCCTGCATGCTTATTTACATTTTGGCGATTGACCTCATCACGATAAAACAGGAATGGTCCACCTGTTTCCAATTGGCTTTTCATGATGCTTTTCATAATTTCAATTGCTGGTACTGCCTCCTTTGAAAGGGTAGGATCTTCCACACATTCGATATATTTCTCACGGAAAGAACCGTTCCCCTTTTCCCCATCATAAAAGTCCTCTAATGAATAACCCATCACTGTTCGAACCTCATGTGGGTCAAACAGGTACCAGTCGCCTCTTTCTTCAACCTTTTCCATAAACAAATCCGGTAATGTCACACCGATAAATAAATCATGTGTACGAAGCCGTTCATCACCATTATTTAGTTTTGCATCGAGGAATGAATGGATATCCTTATGCCAGATATCCAAGTACACACAAATAGCCCCTTTTCGCTGACCGAGCTGATCGACACAGACGGCAGTGTTATTCAACTGCTTCATCCAAGGAATAACACCTGACGACGCACCTTTAAACCCTTTAATCGAACTTCCGCTGCTGCGAATTTTACCCAGGTAAACACCGATCCCGCCGCCATTTTTCGATAAATTGGCGATGTCCGTATTGCTGTCATAAATGCTTTGCAGACTATCGTCCAGCGTATCAATAAAACAGCTGGACAATTGTCCATAGCTTTTACCCGCGTTTGCAAGGGTTGGTGTCGCGACAGTCATATATAAATTGCTCATCGCCCAGTATGCCTGTTCAACCAGTTCCAATCGTTGACTCTGTGGTTCATCCTGCATGATAGTCATTGCTATAATCATGAAACGTTCCTGCGGTAATTCAAAAATCTGTTTCGTATAGTTTTTTGCTATGTAACGGTCCGCCAATGTCTTCAACCCAATAAATGTAAAAAGCTGATCACGCTCCGGTCTTATTTGCTTTTCCAGCCGATCTATTTCATCTTTTGAATAGGATTGCAAGAGTGCCTTATCATATATTCCAATATTGGTAATCTCATTGATTAACCCAAACAGCGATCCATATTTTTGTTCATAATCGTAATTTCGGTTCTTGGCTGCCTGGCAGTAGAGCCATTCCGAATAAATTGCGGCAGCTACATATGTCCAATCCGGATTCTCCTCATCTATCTGTGCTAATGCTTCCAGGGTAAGATGGTTCATCCACTCTTCATCTGAAAGTCCCCGCTCCGTGTCAGCATGTTTAATAAGAAAAGCGTCGATAGGCATAGTGGGAAATAATTGCTTTAGCTTGTCCTCTAAAAACTCTTTCCAGTTATTAATTCGTATCATGGTTTCCATAAATAAACATCTCCTTGTTCTATATTAAAAAAACCGCTCATGCTAGGAGGCCATGAACGGTTAAAACGATAGAAAAATATACATCTCCACCGTTTCGTCTTCTTTGGCCCCGAAGAATGGAAACTTTTACAAGGCTTGGCAGGTTTCCTGACTTATGTGTTCATCTACTTGAGCACCTTCCCATATCACAGCCGTTAAGCAAGCAATACAGTGGATCTATTCTCGTTCGTTCACATTTACAGTTGCGGGGACAGCTCTGGATTCACACCAGATTCCCTATTAAGGCCGCCAATTTTGCAGCCACCAACGCTTGTAGGATAAAACTATATATAGTATGTAATTGTTAAAGATAAAACAATATATTGTGTTTAAAGCCTATCATAAGATGTATTTGATTGCAATACTTTTACTTACAAAAAGGAAAAATGCATCTTTATGTCGAATGGAATATGTAAGAGAATTAGGAGGTTAAAAATATGGTGGAGACAAACAATACAATTGGATTTATCGGTATAGGAGTCATGGGGAAAAGCATGACACAAAATTTACTGAACGCAGGTTTTCCTGTCCAGGTATATACCAGAACAAAAGAAAAGGCACAATCTCTGATTGATAAAGGTGCCATTTGGTGCGAGTCAGTCGCTGAACTAGCGCAGGGAGCAGATGTAATTATAACCATGGTCGGTTATCCAAGTGATGTAGAAGATGTTTATTTTGGAGAGGATGGCATTTTAAATAATGCAAAAGAAAAATCCTATCTGGTTGATATGACTACATCAAAACCGGCATTAGCCGAACAAATATATGCTGAGAGCAAAACCCGCGGACTCTTTGCATTAGATGCACCCGTATCAGGTGGGGACGTTGGGGCACAGAATGGAACATTATCAATTATGATCGGCGGTGAAAAGCAAGCATTTCAGGACTTAAAACCAATTTTTGAAGTAATGGGGAGCAATATTGTTTATCAGGGATGTGCTGGCGCTGGACAACATACCAAATTGTGCAATCAGATAACAATTGCTTCAAACATGGTCGGTGTATCGGAAGCAATCGTCTATGCAAAAAAGGCCGGACTGGACCCAAGCAAGGTACTGAAAAGCATTACGACAGGCGCGGCCGGCAGCTTTTCATTATCCAACCTTGCCCCGCGAATGCTGAAAGAAGATTACGCTCCAGGGTTCTATGTAAAGCATTTTATTAAAGACATGACAATTGCGCTTGAGTCAGCTAAGGACATGGGGCTGTTAACACCTGGGCTTGCACTATCTCTGGAACTTTATACAGAGCTTGCCGAGCAAGGTGAAAATGATAGCGGAACCCAGGCATTGATTAAGCTATTTGAAAAATAAGCCCTATTTTTTACGCTTATCAATTTGCTCCTTTACAATAAATGCTAAATCATCATTGCCAAAAAGCTGTAGAACATTTAAAACAGTTGAGTCAGGAATTTCTTCTGACTCCTTTTTTGGTACAGTTAATTCCAGCGCTTCTTCCAAGGCGTTGTTTTTCATTTGCTTAGGATATGCCTGCTCATACAGATCCTTTGGTTCAATATCATTATTTATACACCATTGCGCATAAACTAATATCATCACTTTTTCATCGTTTTGATAACTTTCAATTACCTTTTCTTCCATTTCCTTTCGTCCCATTATCATTCACCTTCTTTTCGGAACATAAATACCCACAAAAATGTTAAAGCCTGCTTCAACTCAATTGGCAACCCTTCATGATTCTTAGCCTTCACCCCGTCCCGGTACACACCAAAACCATCTACATATGTAAAATTCTTTTCCTGCGCCAGCTTCTGAAACTCCCACGGCATCATCGTATTTGCAATCGCCTTTTCACCATACACGCGTGGATAACTGTGTGTACGGGGCCCTGCAGTTGGCCCCAGTATCCCAACACAAAGCAGGCCATCTT
This Virgibacillus phasianinus DNA region includes the following protein-coding sequences:
- a CDS encoding GNAT family N-acetyltransferase; translated protein: MEWHLKEFKDLSNNELYGIMKARVDVFVVEQECAYEEIDNYDQTAIHYFLTVENEIAAYVRILPSHTKYEEVSIGRVLVTKNFRGNGYAKMIMKKAIQYVTDVWKVHTIKLQAQQYLHRFYSELGFLQHSDVYLDDDIPHIDMFWRNNQ
- a CDS encoding zinc ribbon domain-containing protein — its product is MQCPNCYQQTEQGKFCTNCGALISHNESAVTEESNELPAVVEQPNIDHSTSDEPNQSNDAMEKIKQSSVNFGHFFLTLVKKPNDAKKANGNDLVSGIISIVLYSLLFALGYYLIADSFLTMFMGNIGSPFGGPALQSLPFTNGFLWPFLKFIVLFAVIIALTFIGLKLTAINYSFYATCAKYGAYLIPFLLLLAVGYILTTISLYSIGIIAIMVSVLGAIIIIPTLILLEKPATGADRIYLLLLIYILNILACAIIMQSILTSIIPLMNPMGGMLD
- a CDS encoding ribonucleotide-diphosphate reductase subunit beta, which codes for MSSIQMRAIMDKQAPNRSTKIINGTSSNILNWDDVRFAWAYPKYKKMLGNFWTPFEINMAQDRKQIQTLTDDEQEAFLKIIGLLALLDSIQTDYAGKVADYLTDSSLNALMIILAQQEVIHNHSYSYVLSSLVSKTKQDEVFDFWRSEPVLEKRNDFITNGYKEFVENPNVENLLKSIVYDVILEGLFFYSGFAFFYHLARNQKMVSTSTMINYINRDEQIHVDLFVRIFKEVLIEYPEYDSAEMNNFVRQTFMTATELEIEWANYIIGNKITGINIEDVEAYIKFYANVRCKQLGYDRPYPEYRKNPLRWIKAYEEVDLGKSDFFEQKPRQYTKVNYEDNGFDDL
- a CDS encoding S1C family serine protease, whose product is MERNDRYNDNHDENKIDEVNLNDNEQMSRYEHTSEEDPGLTKPVKNRTQPVKKESKPKRSGAGMLFSGLIGGIIAAVVVVLLFTNNIIPLNNNTTSDSSAAQDNSTPEIAQTIATGNTDVASNIEEVSEAVVGIINRQQQNVWAPSQKVGSGSGIIYKKEDGKAYVVTNHHVVEGASEVDVVLNNGDQIKAKVLGSDPLTDLAVLQIDGKKIKTVAKLGSSEDAKVGETVIAIGNPLGMNFANSVTKGIISGKNRSVSIDTNKDKQADWVTEVIQTDAAINPGNSGGALVNSKGEVIGINSMKIAKEEVEGIGFAIPIDTAIPIMKQLENEGDVARPFIGVSTASLQQVPAQYRQQIKLPKDVKGGMVVAQVQPGSPADKAGLQQFDIITKINGEQIKSILDLRKYLYTETKIGDTVEMEVYREGEAQTVKLTLVERAEQQQ
- a CDS encoding NAD(P)-dependent oxidoreductase, coding for MVETNNTIGFIGIGVMGKSMTQNLLNAGFPVQVYTRTKEKAQSLIDKGAIWCESVAELAQGADVIITMVGYPSDVEDVYFGEDGILNNAKEKSYLVDMTTSKPALAEQIYAESKTRGLFALDAPVSGGDVGAQNGTLSIMIGGEKQAFQDLKPIFEVMGSNIVYQGCAGAGQHTKLCNQITIASNMVGVSEAIVYAKKAGLDPSKVLKSITTGAAGSFSLSNLAPRMLKEDYAPGFYVKHFIKDMTIALESAKDMGLLTPGLALSLELYTELAEQGENDSGTQALIKLFEK
- a CDS encoding TraR/DksA C4-type zinc finger protein, whose translation is MLTTEQMAVFKEHLEQRQAELFQLVESNGEYSRVDQELSNYDNHPGDAGTILFDRERDMALSQHSEVELKEINEALSSIAEGTYGICRKCGGDIPLERLEAIPTADLCFEHANNKGFVAYRPVEEDILSTNLHQHTNFTQTGYDKEDAWQDVGKYGSSDSPSDLYGDHDNYDDMFVNSDENIGIVDDAEGIARATFDGHRDE
- a CDS encoding ribonucleoside-diphosphate reductase subunit alpha codes for the protein MIRINNWKEFLEDKLKQLFPTMPIDAFLIKHADTERGLSDEEWMNHLTLEALAQIDEENPDWTYVAAAIYSEWLYCQAAKNRNYDYEQKYGSLFGLINEITNIGIYDKALLQSYSKDEIDRLEKQIRPERDQLFTFIGLKTLADRYIAKNYTKQIFELPQERFMIIAMTIMQDEPQSQRLELVEQAYWAMSNLYMTVATPTLANAGKSYGQLSSCFIDTLDDSLQSIYDSNTDIANLSKNGGGIGVYLGKIRSSGSSIKGFKGASSGVIPWMKQLNNTAVCVDQLGQRKGAICVYLDIWHKDIHSFLDAKLNNGDERLRTHDLFIGVTLPDLFMEKVEERGDWYLFDPHEVRTVMGYSLEDFYDGEKGNGSFREKYIECVEDPTLSKEAVPAIEIMKSIMKSQLETGGPFLFYRDEVNRQNVNKHAGMIYCSNLCTEIMQNQSPTMFIDQQTKDGKIVITKEPGDFVVCNLSSINLGRAVVDDVLESLIPIQVRMLDNVIDLNHIPVTQATYTNQRYRAIGLGTFGWHHLLALKRMKWESEESINYADHLYEKIAFLTIEASMNLAKEKQAYSLFNGSEWDTGKYFERKGYVKQASSAFAWDELQENVQKHGIRNSYLMAVAPNSSTSLIAGSSASIDPIFRKFYSEEKKDFKIPVTAPDLSAETTWYYKSAYFIDQKWSVAQNAARQKHIDQGISFNIYVPNDVQARELLEIHLLAWQSGFKTTYYLRSTSSEIEECESCSS
- a CDS encoding response regulator transcription factor, yielding MNYHIGVVEDDMNIQNIVTAYLKKEGFTATALESAEEAFDLWETQPPDMWILDIMLPGMDGYDFCKRIREESDVPIIIISAKDEEIDKILGIELGGDDYLTKPFSPRELVARVKRLFKRTKPAKQEADEEKDKIKIDNLLVRKNDRRLFWMGQEVEVTTKEYDMLLLFAENVNRAFSREELLVKIWGEDYFGSDRAVDDLVKRIRKKLGDIQLETVWGYGYRLRSEEE
- a CDS encoding zinc ribbon domain-containing protein — encoded protein: MTNQNGCLKCGSKDADQKEVAMSGTGLSKMFDVQHNQFIVVFCKNCGYSEFYNKRSSTGSNILDLFFG